TATACGACGCCTTATAGCAGCAATACTCTTCCTCGCCAGGGGCCTTAGCTCAGCAGCTATCCTACGTTGCTTCTCGAGTTCCACCACAGCCTGGTTGATCTTAGCAAGGAGTTCACGGCGCTCCTGCCTCAGCCTCCGAACCTCCTCCACTAACTGCCTCCTTTCCTCCCTCAAGCTACGAAGCTCATCCCGCAGCTGCCTGACCCTCTCTATAAGCCCTCTCCGCTTCTGGCGTAGGCTGCGAACCTCCTCGATGAGATGATAGCGCTGCTCCTTTAGCCTCTTGATCTCCTCGCGTAGCGCCGTAATCCTCTGCAGCAACTCCTCCTCGCTTAGACCCATAAGCTCGCTGCTCAAGGCTTTCCCAACCCTTAACTGCTCAGGGGCTTGGTGTGCCGGGTCTCCGCGTGGGAGGAGGCTACAGCTATATTTTACTCCCGTTGCCTGCTCCGCTCGAAGCCGTAGAGGATGCGTCGCAGTGTTACCGTCCTAGCACCAGCCACTATTTCTAATACTATGTCAGCAAGCTTTTCGGGTAGCAAGGTCTCGGAGAGGTCGTGGAACCTACCGGTTCTCCTTGCAAGCTCTACTGCTACGAGGTGATAGCAAGGTTCCAGCTGACCCATGCCTAGAACATGGATCATGAAGTGGGGGCATGAACAATAAGTCCCCGGTACTACGAGGTAGTCGGACTCCCTGCCAAGCACAACCCACAGCTCAACAGGCATCCTTGCAAGCCTTACTACACGTAGCTCGCCCTGTGCTGCCCGCGCCTCGGGCGAGGGACTCTCGATTGCCCTGCGGAGCCTATCTCTCAGCTCTCCTAGCCTTCGCGCCAGCAGATAGCCTTGTGCGTCTACACCTCCACTCCTCGCTTCTACCGTCACCGTAGCCCACCACTATAGCGTCCATGTAGCCTATGAATAGACCGTGGCCCATTACGCCGGGAAGAGTGTCAAGCAGCGACTCATACTGTATGGGGCTCATAACGCCCCAGGGCCACGTGTCTATGACGATGCCATAGTTGTCAGTAAAGGCTGGGCCATCCCTACAGCTACAGTTTGTCCTCACTTCCGCACGTATACCCCTTGATTCGAACTCCTCTACTATGGTTTCAACCGCTGGCGGTACAACCTCAACGGGTACCGGCTTCCCCTTGTCACCAAGGTTTCTCGAGACCTTAGACTCGTCGACCACTAGCAGTGTATAGGCGCTGTTGAAAGCTAGTAGCTTCTCCCGCAACATGGCCGCCCCGCGGCCTTTAACGGCCATACACATATCCGAGACCCTTGCAACTTCGTCAGCCCCGTCAAAGTATACGTCTAGACCGTCCCGAGGCAGGAAATCATAGGCCTCAATGCCAAGTCTGCGTAGCTCGAGCAGCGTGTCGAAGCTCGAAGCGTATACCTTGGCGCGGCGCAACGCGGATGCAGCTGGCGACTCGATAAGGAATCTAAGAACGAGCCTCACTGTGGAGCCCGTACCAATTCCTATCCTTTCAGCTCTCTCTATGAGGGGTTCCAGAATCTCGGCTGCACGTCTAGCTGCCTCCACCTTTGCAAGTGCAGTCAACCACGCGTCCCCGTAGGTCGTACCAGGTTGCGTCTACTACTTCAATGCACCTCCACTCACCCGGCCTAGCCGAGCCCTCTGGCAGTATTACTGGCATGTAGTTGTAGAGCTTAGCGTCTAGGCCGCCGCGCTCGCCCCGTGAGACAACCAGTGCGCAAGCACGGGAGCCTATGTAGCGTCGATGCTCCTCGAGCCCAATCCTCATCACAACCTCTGTGAGCCTCTTAGACCGCTTCTTCTTCACGGGATCCGGCACTTGTGGCAGACCTGCAGCTACCGTGCGCTGGCGCGGCGTATACTGTGCAAGGTGGACACGTTCAAACCTCAACTCCTCTATGAGGCGGACCGTGTTTTCAAACGCTTCCTCATCCTCGCCTGGATGACCAACAATAATGTCTGTAGCTATCATTACCCCGGGAACCTTGTTGCGGATCTCCCTCACGATAGCACGGTATTCGTCGACAGTATAGTTGCGCTTCATAATCCTTAGAACTCGGTCGTCACCACTCTGCACCGGAAGGTGGACAAACTTGAACACCTTTGGATGGCGGAACACCTCCAGGAACTCGTCCAGTATCGGCTCCAGCTGATCCGGGCTCATCATGCCTATGCGAACCATGAAGTCACCCTCAACCTCTATAACTCGCCGAACTAGCTCTGGCAGCAGCCTCTTACCGTAGAGGTCTATGCCGTAGACTGCGATATCCTGACCCGTAAGCCTTATCTCGACGGCTCCGAGCCGGACAAGCTCACGAACAAGCTTCACAATATTCTCCACGGGTCTACTGTATACTCTTCTCCTAGCAATTTTCGTGATGCAGAAGCTGCAGTCCCCGAGGCAGCCCTCTGCTATTGGTACTTCGGCTATTTTCCCGCGAAGCATTAGCCGAGGAGTTGGCTTGAAGAGCGGCTTCGGCTTCTCCCTCGGAGGGGTGAGAAGGTCTAGACCCCTCTCAACAGCTATGTCCACGAGGTGCACATTATAGGTTGAGACTAGCACTGCTTTCGGTGCTATACGCTTCACCGTATAGGGCTGAGCACTAGCCATGCATCCTGCAACAACTAGCCTCGCCCCGGTTTTCTCGGCTATTGCTGCCAGCTCTGCTATCCTCCTCTTCATCCTGGCTTCTGTATCCAGTCTCACCGTACACGTATTGATGATAATCACGTCTGCCTCATCAACACAATTGGTGAAGCTGTAGCCACGGCTACTCAACACACTCCGCA
This DNA window, taken from Hyperthermus butylicus DSM 5456, encodes the following:
- the rpiA gene encoding ribose 5-phosphate isomerase A, with the protein product MTALAKVEAARRAAEILEPLIERAERIGIGTGSTVRLVLRFLIESPAASALRRAKVYASSFDTLLELRRLGIEAYDFLPRDGLDVYFDGADEVARVSDMCMAVKGRGAAMLREKLLAFNSAYTLLVVDESKVSRNLGDKGKPVPVEVVPPAVETIVEEFESRGIRAEVRTNCSCRDGPAFTDNYGIVIDTWPWGVMSPIQYESLLDTLPGVMGHGLFIGYMDAIVVGYGDGRSEEWRCRRTRLSAGAKARRAER
- a CDS encoding tRNA (N(6)-L-threonylcarbamoyladenosine(37)-C(2))-methylthiotransferase; this translates as MQRGRVYIETYGCALNMADTAIMRSVLSSRGYSFTNCVDEADVIIINTCTVRLDTEARMKRRIAELAAIAEKTGARLVVAGCMASAQPYTVKRIAPKAVLVSTYNVHLVDIAVERGLDLLTPPREKPKPLFKPTPRLMLRGKIAEVPIAEGCLGDCSFCITKIARRRVYSRPVENIVKLVRELVRLGAVEIRLTGQDIAVYGIDLYGKRLLPELVRRVIEVEGDFMVRIGMMSPDQLEPILDEFLEVFRHPKVFKFVHLPVQSGDDRVLRIMKRNYTVDEYRAIVREIRNKVPGVMIATDIIVGHPGEDEEAFENTVRLIEELRFERVHLAQYTPRQRTVAAGLPQVPDPVKKKRSKRLTEVVMRIGLEEHRRYIGSRACALVVSRGERGGLDAKLYNYMPVILPEGSARPGEWRCIEVVDATWYDLRGRVVDCTCKGGGS